The following are encoded together in the Adhaeribacter arboris genome:
- a CDS encoding SusC/RagA family TonB-linked outer membrane protein, with product MKNFSHLWRRKSCLLLFALAASSTGFSMSPSETKTTIVQPIAWTITGKVVTASGEAIPGVTVLQKGTSNGTATGIDGSYSISVPEAAGSLVFSFIGFTTQEKAYTGPGSINVTLTDDAKALEEVVVVGYGTQKKSDLTGSVAAVSAKDFNQGNVNTPEQLIVGKVPGVQITTNGGAPGSGSQIRIRGGASLNANNDPLIVIDGVPVDNEKISGSPNPLSLVNPNDIESFNILKDASATAIYGSRASNGVIIITTKKGKAGDKFTVGFSSLASVSQVTNTIDVLSADQFRAVVNERGTTAQQALLGAANTNWQDQIFRRAFSTDNNLSFTGSYKSVPYRLSVGRLDQNGIIKTSNLERNSVALSLNPTFLEEHLSVNLNVKGTLSKSRFASEGVIGSAVAFDPTQPVNVSETKYGGYFEWLDASGRPNTLAPRNPLSTLEQRRDIGEVKRSIGNIQLDYRFHFLPELRANLNLGYDIVRGEGSTTEPITLAGVFNQGGNRTQYSQEKDNKLLDFYLNYSKELTAIKSRVEVMGGYSYQNFLRHEPSYAGLNAAGDTLTPAAAFPFETEKTLLAFFGRINYSFKDRYLLTANLRRDASSAFGPNNKWGTFPSLALAWRLIEEPFLRGNNTLTDLKLRLGYGITGQQELLDDNYPYLARYRYSEGTATYPFGDQYYLTLRPAGYDENIKWEETKAYNAGLDFGLFNGKVSGTVDYYFKKTEDLISQISPAAGTNLTNQIFTNVGNLENEGVEVALTFNPITNENFSWSFGVNGTYNESKITKLSNVSNPSSPGLARGAISGGTGNMLQIHSVGYAPYTFYTYKQVYDEAGKPVEGAYVDLNKDGIINEQDLYHYKSPQPKVFLGFNSNITYKNWNAGVVLRANLGNYMYNNVQSNNGTYRSISNSTYLSNMASDVLSTNFTNNQYFSDYYIENASFLRLDNITIGYNFGKIINEKVNLRLSATGQNVFLITKYSGLDPESQFNNNNIGGGIDNNYYPRPRTFSLGVNLDF from the coding sequence ATGAAGAATTTTTCTCACCTATGGCGGCGTAAAAGCTGCTTGCTGCTATTCGCATTAGCCGCCAGCAGCACTGGTTTTAGTATGTCTCCGTCCGAGACAAAAACAACGATTGTTCAACCAATTGCCTGGACCATTACCGGAAAAGTAGTTACAGCATCGGGCGAGGCTATTCCCGGAGTAACGGTATTGCAAAAAGGCACTTCTAACGGTACTGCTACCGGCATCGATGGTTCTTACTCTATTAGTGTACCCGAAGCAGCGGGCTCGCTGGTTTTTTCATTTATTGGTTTTACTACCCAGGAAAAAGCGTATACGGGTCCGGGTAGCATCAATGTTACCTTAACTGACGATGCCAAGGCTTTAGAAGAAGTAGTGGTGGTAGGTTACGGTACCCAAAAGAAAAGCGATTTAACTGGTTCGGTGGCGGCAGTATCCGCCAAAGACTTTAACCAAGGTAACGTAAATACGCCCGAACAATTAATTGTGGGTAAAGTGCCGGGCGTTCAAATTACTACTAATGGCGGCGCCCCCGGTTCCGGTTCCCAAATCCGGATTCGCGGTGGGGCTTCCTTAAATGCCAACAACGACCCCCTTATTGTAATTGATGGCGTACCAGTAGATAACGAAAAAATATCCGGCTCGCCGAACCCTTTAAGTTTAGTTAACCCGAACGATATTGAGTCTTTTAATATCCTGAAAGATGCTTCTGCTACGGCTATTTACGGCTCCCGGGCTTCTAATGGCGTAATTATAATAACCACTAAAAAAGGAAAAGCCGGCGATAAATTTACGGTAGGCTTCAGCTCGCTGGCATCTGTTTCCCAGGTTACGAATACCATCGATGTATTATCGGCCGACCAATTTCGGGCGGTGGTAAACGAAAGAGGCACAACCGCGCAGCAAGCTTTATTAGGCGCCGCTAACACCAATTGGCAAGACCAAATTTTTAGGAGAGCCTTTAGTACCGATAATAACCTGAGTTTTACTGGTTCTTATAAATCCGTTCCTTACCGGTTATCGGTAGGGCGCCTCGATCAGAATGGAATAATTAAAACTTCTAATTTAGAGCGCAATTCGGTGGCTTTAAGCTTGAATCCCACCTTTCTGGAGGAACATTTATCGGTTAATTTAAACGTAAAAGGTACTTTATCGAAAAGCCGGTTCGCCAGCGAAGGAGTTATTGGTTCGGCGGTTGCCTTTGACCCTACCCAACCCGTAAACGTAAGCGAAACCAAATACGGCGGCTATTTTGAATGGTTAGATGCCTCTGGCAGACCGAATACCTTAGCTCCTCGCAACCCTTTGAGTACCTTGGAACAAAGACGCGACATTGGCGAGGTTAAAAGAAGTATTGGTAATATTCAGTTGGATTACCGTTTTCATTTTTTACCGGAGCTGCGGGCTAACTTAAACTTAGGGTATGATATTGTCCGGGGCGAAGGTTCAACCACCGAGCCTATTACTCTGGCCGGCGTATTTAACCAGGGCGGTAACCGCACCCAGTATTCGCAGGAAAAAGATAACAAACTGCTGGATTTTTACCTGAACTATTCGAAAGAACTGACCGCTATTAAGAGTAGAGTAGAAGTAATGGGCGGTTATTCGTACCAAAATTTCCTGCGCCACGAACCTAGCTATGCGGGCTTAAATGCGGCCGGAGATACTTTAACTCCCGCGGCCGCCTTTCCTTTCGAAACCGAAAAAACCCTGTTGGCTTTCTTTGGCCGGATAAATTATTCTTTTAAAGACCGGTATTTATTAACGGCCAACCTGCGTCGGGATGCTTCTTCGGCTTTCGGCCCGAATAATAAATGGGGTACTTTCCCTTCGCTAGCGTTAGCCTGGCGCCTTATTGAAGAGCCTTTCTTACGGGGCAACAACACCTTAACGGATTTAAAACTGCGGTTAGGTTACGGTATTACCGGTCAACAAGAATTGTTAGACGATAATTATCCTTACTTAGCCCGTTACCGCTACAGCGAAGGCACCGCCACCTATCCTTTCGGCGACCAATATTACTTAACCTTACGGCCAGCTGGGTACGACGAAAACATTAAATGGGAAGAAACCAAAGCTTACAACGCCGGCTTAGATTTTGGATTATTCAACGGGAAAGTATCGGGTACCGTCGATTATTATTTTAAGAAAACCGAAGACTTAATTTCTCAAATTTCCCCGGCCGCGGGTACTAATTTAACGAATCAGATTTTTACCAACGTGGGTAATTTGGAAAACGAAGGGGTAGAAGTGGCGCTAACTTTTAACCCTATCACCAACGAGAATTTCTCCTGGTCTTTTGGGGTGAACGGAACCTATAACGAGAGTAAAATTACCAAGCTCAGCAATGTAAGCAATCCGTCTTCGCCGGGTCTGGCCCGCGGGGCAATCTCCGGCGGTACCGGTAACATGCTGCAAATTCACTCGGTAGGGTACGCTCCGTATACTTTTTACACTTACAAGCAAGTTTACGACGAAGCCGGTAAACCCGTAGAAGGCGCTTATGTTGATTTAAACAAAGATGGTATTATTAACGAACAGGATTTATATCATTATAAGTCGCCGCAGCCCAAAGTTTTCTTAGGCTTTAATTCTAATATTACTTATAAAAACTGGAATGCCGGTGTTGTTTTACGGGCCAATCTGGGCAATTACATGTATAACAACGTACAGTCGAACAATGGTACTTACCGGAGCATTTCCAATAGTACGTATTTGTCCAACATGGCCTCGGACGTATTAAGCACTAATTTTACGAACAACCAGTATTTCTCAGATTATTATATTGAGAATGCTTCCTTCCTGCGCCTGGATAATATTACTATAGGCTACAACTTCGGCAAAATCATCAACGAAAAGGTGAATCTGCGGTTATCGGCTACCGGGCAAAATGTGTTTTTAATCACGAAATACTCTGGCTTAGACCCGGAATCGCAATTTAATAACAACAACATTGGCGGTGGTATTGATAACAACTATTATCCACGGCCGCGTACCTTCTCGCTGGGCGTTAACCTTGATTTTTAA
- a CDS encoding RagB/SusD family nutrient uptake outer membrane protein, translated as MKNNYIKSLLFTGVLACTLPACTDDLELTPKYELTSASVYNDFTNYKSVLAKLYAGYAVTGQKGPDGLADVSGFDEGKSNYIRAYWQLQELSTDEAVIAWNDGTIFDIHDMDWTSNNEYVRMMYDRIYYQISICNEFIRETSDDKLSGRNITGNNLADAKHYRAEVRLLRAMSYWHALDLFGSVPFVTEEDKVGAFFPKQISRQDLFTYVESELKALETELVPARQNEYARADQAAAWTLLTKLYLNAEVYTGTARYTDAITYANKVINAGYALEPEYRKLFLADNNTSNEIIFLVAFDGQKTKTWGGTTFLVHAPIGGNMKAAEFGVNGGWGGLRTTKNIVNLFPDVTGTADKRSMFHSDGQNLEINDIATFTEGYSITKYRNVNSAGQAGSDPSGTHTDTDYPMFRLADVYLMYAEAVLRGGTGGDAATALQYINQLRQRAYGSTAGNITANQMTLDFILDERARELKWEGHRRTDLIRFSRFVSGSYVWPWKGGVKEGRAVEAFRNLYPIPTSDLTANPNLVQNTGY; from the coding sequence ATGAAAAATAATTATATAAAGAGTTTACTGTTTACTGGGGTACTGGCCTGTACGCTGCCGGCCTGTACCGATGACCTGGAACTCACCCCTAAATACGAACTTACTTCGGCCAGCGTGTACAACGATTTTACCAATTATAAGTCTGTATTAGCCAAATTATACGCGGGCTACGCGGTTACCGGCCAGAAAGGTCCGGACGGATTAGCGGATGTGAGCGGTTTTGACGAAGGTAAATCCAACTACATCCGGGCGTACTGGCAATTACAGGAATTATCAACCGATGAAGCCGTTATTGCCTGGAATGATGGTACCATCTTCGATATTCACGATATGGACTGGACTTCTAATAACGAATATGTACGCATGATGTACGACCGGATTTATTATCAGATTTCTATTTGTAACGAATTTATCCGCGAAACTTCGGATGATAAACTCAGCGGACGCAATATTACCGGTAATAACTTAGCAGATGCCAAACATTACCGCGCCGAAGTCCGGTTGTTGCGGGCCATGAGCTACTGGCACGCTCTGGATTTATTTGGCAGTGTACCTTTTGTAACAGAGGAAGATAAGGTGGGAGCTTTCTTTCCGAAACAAATTAGCCGCCAGGATTTATTCACTTACGTAGAATCAGAACTGAAAGCTCTGGAAACAGAATTAGTACCGGCTCGCCAAAATGAATACGCCCGCGCTGACCAAGCGGCGGCCTGGACTTTGTTAACCAAATTATATCTGAATGCCGAAGTTTATACCGGTACTGCCCGTTACACCGATGCCATTACCTACGCAAATAAAGTAATTAATGCGGGGTATGCGCTGGAGCCAGAGTACCGCAAACTGTTTTTAGCGGATAATAATACTTCCAACGAAATTATTTTCTTGGTAGCTTTTGATGGTCAGAAAACCAAAACCTGGGGTGGCACTACTTTTCTGGTACACGCCCCCATCGGGGGAAATATGAAGGCGGCAGAATTCGGCGTGAACGGTGGCTGGGGTGGTTTACGGACTACTAAAAACATTGTAAATTTGTTTCCGGATGTTACCGGCACCGCCGACAAGCGGTCCATGTTCCATAGCGATGGCCAGAACCTGGAAATTAATGATATTGCTACTTTCACCGAAGGTTACTCTATTACCAAATACCGGAATGTAAATTCTGCCGGTCAGGCCGGCTCTGACCCTTCTGGTACGCATACCGATACCGATTATCCCATGTTCCGTTTGGCCGATGTGTATTTAATGTACGCCGAAGCCGTTTTACGCGGCGGCACGGGAGGCGATGCGGCCACGGCATTGCAATACATAAATCAGTTACGGCAAAGAGCGTACGGTAGTACTGCCGGTAACATTACCGCTAATCAAATGACGCTCGATTTTATTCTGGACGAAAGAGCCCGGGAGTTAAAATGGGAAGGTCACCGGAGAACCGACTTAATTCGTTTTAGCCGGTTTGTAAGTGGTAGTTATGTATGGCCCTGGAAAGGCGGCGTGAAAGAAGGCCGAGCCGTAGAAGCTTTCCGGAATCTGTATCCTATTCCTACCTCCGACTTAACGGCAAATCCTAATCTGGTGCAAAATACGGGATATTAA
- the rsmG gene encoding 16S rRNA (guanine(527)-N(7))-methyltransferase RsmG: MDIIKHYFPDITDSQLSKLVQLEPLLREWNAKINVISRKDTDAIALHHILHSLGIAKVVQFPAGSSVLDVGTGGGLPGLPLAIMFPEVKFYLVDSIGKKIHVVQSIAEALHLTNVKASHTRAEQMPEKFDFVVSRAVTRLAEFHPWIRNSYKKPTSTSNGLYYLKGGDLTEEIAESGLVVKIFHLKDYFTEEFFETKKVVFVPVTH; encoded by the coding sequence GTGGATATTATCAAGCATTATTTTCCGGATATAACCGACAGCCAACTTTCAAAATTGGTGCAGCTGGAGCCTTTGCTGCGGGAGTGGAACGCAAAAATTAATGTTATCTCCCGGAAGGATACCGATGCCATTGCTTTGCATCACATTTTACATTCCTTGGGTATTGCCAAAGTAGTGCAGTTTCCGGCGGGTAGTTCTGTGCTCGATGTTGGTACGGGGGGCGGTTTACCCGGTTTACCGCTGGCTATTATGTTTCCGGAAGTAAAATTCTATTTGGTAGATTCTATCGGTAAAAAAATTCATGTGGTGCAAAGCATTGCCGAAGCCTTGCACCTTACCAACGTGAAAGCCTCGCACACCCGCGCCGAACAGATGCCGGAAAAGTTTGATTTTGTGGTGAGCCGCGCCGTTACGCGCCTGGCCGAATTTCATCCCTGGATTCGGAATAGTTACAAAAAACCAACTTCAACTAGTAATGGTTTGTACTACCTGAAAGGTGGCGACCTTACCGAAGAAATTGCCGAGTCGGGCTTAGTAGTAAAAATATTCCATTTAAAAGATTACTTTACCGAAGAATTTTTCGAAACCAAGAAAGTAGTTTTCGTACCCGTTACGCATTAG
- a CDS encoding RNA polymerase sigma factor: MEVNKQFSAKAKHDFKLIQSAVEDGDEKAYAELMSIYKKPVYHVVLKMVRNPDDAEDLTIEAFAKAFRNLHKFNPEYAFSTWLFRIATNNCIDFIRKNKIKTMSIDSAIKIDNGDEINIDFKDTNLTPQENAIKNQKIEIMQFVVAKLPDKYQRLVTLRYFDELSYEEIATELNAPLGTVKAQLHRARELLYDMIKNKKHLI; encoded by the coding sequence ATGGAAGTAAATAAGCAATTTTCTGCGAAAGCAAAACACGATTTTAAATTAATTCAATCGGCAGTAGAGGACGGTGACGAAAAAGCCTACGCCGAACTGATGAGCATTTATAAAAAACCGGTATACCACGTGGTGTTAAAAATGGTACGGAATCCCGACGATGCCGAAGATTTAACCATTGAAGCATTTGCCAAAGCTTTCCGGAACCTGCATAAATTTAACCCGGAATATGCGTTTAGTACTTGGTTGTTCCGGATAGCTACTAATAATTGCATTGATTTTATTCGGAAAAATAAAATCAAAACCATGAGTATTGACTCCGCTATAAAAATTGATAATGGCGATGAAATTAATATTGATTTTAAAGATACTAACTTAACGCCGCAGGAAAACGCGATTAAAAACCAGAAAATTGAAATTATGCAGTTTGTAGTTGCTAAACTGCCCGATAAATACCAGCGTTTAGTTACACTGCGGTATTTCGATGAATTGTCGTACGAGGAAATTGCTACTGAATTAAATGCTCCCCTGGGAACGGTAAAAGCCCAGTTGCACCGCGCCCGCGAGTTACTCTACGACATGATTAAAAACAAAAAGCACCTTATTTGA
- a CDS encoding glycosyltransferase, whose product MLPVTLLLVLLVCVLVQAAYAFYYFYPLANYTAPRMEATQVPVSVIICAHNEYENLQQLLPAVLAQEYAVFEVIVINDRSTDETAHLIRQWQREYYQIRSVNINETPAGFNPKKYALTLGIRVARYEYVLLTDADCKPFSTNWINSMQQGFNRGADIIIGYSPYLKQPGWLNYLIRYETLLTAIQYLSFSLKNNAYMAVGRNVAYTKKCFYQNKGFASHIRILGGDDDLFVQDAVVRSTIVIEISKDAQTISKPKQTYSEWITQKRRHLRVGLQYKLSDRLRIGTFMLSNIFFYLIWLLMLLLQQYLWLLCILFLVRGIVLWVGYARIARKLNEEQSVIKMLALDAAYFLHYLFLGVSVLMFKKVRWK is encoded by the coding sequence TTGCTCCCGGTAACTTTGCTATTGGTATTGTTGGTGTGTGTGTTGGTGCAGGCTGCTTATGCTTTTTATTACTTTTATCCTTTAGCTAATTATACAGCTCCCAGAATGGAGGCCACGCAGGTTCCGGTATCCGTAATAATTTGCGCGCACAACGAGTACGAGAACTTGCAACAGCTTTTACCCGCCGTTTTAGCCCAAGAGTATGCTGTATTCGAAGTAATCGTAATCAATGACCGGTCCACCGACGAAACGGCCCATCTTATCCGGCAATGGCAGAGGGAATATTATCAAATCCGGTCAGTAAATATTAACGAGACACCCGCTGGGTTTAACCCAAAAAAATATGCCTTAACGTTAGGCATCCGGGTGGCCCGTTACGAATATGTTTTGCTCACCGACGCTGACTGTAAACCATTTAGTACTAACTGGATAAATAGCATGCAGCAGGGGTTTAACCGGGGAGCAGATATTATAATCGGGTATTCGCCTTACCTGAAGCAACCCGGATGGTTGAACTATTTAATCCGGTATGAAACTTTGCTGACGGCAATTCAGTACTTATCATTTTCTTTAAAAAATAACGCCTACATGGCTGTTGGCCGGAATGTAGCGTACACCAAAAAATGTTTTTATCAGAACAAAGGCTTTGCTTCTCATATAAGAATATTAGGAGGCGATGATGATTTATTTGTGCAAGATGCCGTAGTCCGGAGCACCATAGTTATTGAAATAAGTAAAGATGCGCAAACCATAAGTAAACCCAAACAAACCTATTCCGAATGGATTACCCAAAAACGACGCCACCTGCGGGTGGGCTTGCAGTATAAACTGTCCGACCGGCTGCGGATAGGAACTTTTATGTTATCGAACATTTTTTTTTATTTAATCTGGTTACTTATGCTGTTATTGCAGCAATATTTATGGCTGCTATGCATATTGTTTCTGGTACGGGGAATCGTTCTATGGGTAGGGTACGCTCGTATTGCCCGGAAACTTAATGAAGAGCAGTCGGTTATAAAGATGCTAGCCCTGGATGCGGCTTATTTTTTGCACTACCTTTTTCTGGGCGTATCTGTTTTAATGTTTAAAAAAGTAAGATGGAAGTAA
- a CDS encoding SusE domain-containing protein: MKSTFKNILTLLALALFVFACEKDEDKVVISPKANASLAASQTNIVLTEADKGKDAVTFSWKAANFGYDAAVKYSLQFGKKGDNFATAKTEEIGNSFVKTYTVSALNNIATELELPGFSPSDLEVRITARISDQYAPTSSNVLTISVTPFLSEPEYPTVYLVGEAVENGWENTKASAMFRDETDPFVYTYSGNFKAGAFKILGYLGKWAPQWGANSTGGLAFRATEADPDPSSFTIPTNGYYTVKLNLRSNTITIEPYEATGDAYASIGIIGPFTNWENIAPMTKSALNPHIWSTEYTFAEDTEMKFRIAEGWSVNWGADSDATKARTYDKGKRDGPNIAVKAGKYQIYFNDLTGYYLLVKQP, translated from the coding sequence ATGAAATCTACTTTTAAAAATATACTCACTCTTTTAGCCTTAGCTTTATTTGTATTCGCCTGCGAAAAAGACGAGGATAAGGTCGTTATCTCGCCGAAAGCGAATGCTTCGCTGGCGGCTTCCCAAACCAACATTGTTTTAACCGAAGCGGATAAGGGCAAAGATGCGGTTACCTTTTCCTGGAAAGCCGCCAATTTTGGCTACGACGCTGCTGTAAAGTACTCTCTGCAATTCGGTAAAAAAGGCGATAATTTCGCTACGGCGAAAACCGAAGAAATTGGTAACAGTTTCGTAAAGACTTATACTGTAAGCGCCTTAAACAATATTGCCACCGAGTTAGAATTACCCGGATTTTCCCCCAGCGACCTGGAAGTGCGCATTACTGCGCGCATATCCGACCAATATGCGCCTACTTCTTCTAATGTACTAACCATATCCGTTACGCCATTCTTATCAGAACCGGAGTATCCAACGGTGTACTTAGTAGGTGAGGCGGTGGAAAATGGTTGGGAAAATACCAAAGCCTCCGCGATGTTCCGCGACGAAACCGACCCGTTTGTGTACACTTATTCCGGTAATTTTAAAGCCGGAGCCTTTAAGATATTGGGTTATTTAGGTAAGTGGGCGCCGCAATGGGGAGCCAACAGCACCGGAGGCCTGGCTTTCCGGGCTACTGAAGCAGACCCTGACCCATCTTCTTTTACTATTCCGACTAATGGGTATTACACCGTGAAATTAAACTTGCGGAGCAATACCATTACCATTGAGCCTTATGAAGCTACTGGTGATGCGTATGCTTCTATCGGGATTATCGGGCCGTTTACCAATTGGGAAAATATTGCTCCCATGACCAAGTCTGCCTTGAACCCGCATATCTGGTCTACAGAATACACTTTTGCCGAAGATACCGAAATGAAGTTCCGGATTGCCGAAGGCTGGAGTGTTAACTGGGGAGCCGACTCGGATGCTACCAAGGCCCGCACCTACGATAAAGGCAAACGCGATGGACCTAACATTGCCGTAAAAGCCGGTAAATACCAAATCTATTTCAACGACCTTACGGGTTATTACCTCTTGGTAAAGCAACCATAA
- a CDS encoding LacI family DNA-binding transcriptional regulator yields the protein MDAINIKQLAKALNLSTSTVSRAFRNNSDINKETKERILTKARELNYQPNHYASNLREKKSHTIAVIVPELANNFFLQAINGLERVASEKGYHILIYLTYDKYEKEIAFINDLHNGRADGIIMSVSGESAKEHSYLHRLKNKNIPLVFFDRIYEDIDAPRVTSNDYESSFAATEHLIESGCERIAFLVIHKSLSIGKMRMQGYQDALLKHHLPYQDELVIDCSNNLEENYKILSQAFKTLRPDGALAAVERLAIASYYVCHDLGISIPQDLKIISFSSLEIAPLLNPSLSTITQPAYEMGAQAAALLFRSIETGSMEGPTEHIILKSKLIKRQSTANESPVINLFQR from the coding sequence ATGGATGCTATTAACATTAAACAATTAGCGAAAGCACTTAATCTATCTACTTCTACCGTTTCGCGGGCCTTCCGGAACAACAGCGATATCAACAAGGAAACGAAAGAACGTATTCTGACCAAGGCCCGGGAACTGAACTACCAGCCCAACCATTACGCCAGTAATCTGCGCGAAAAGAAAAGCCATACCATTGCGGTAATTGTGCCGGAGTTAGCGAATAACTTTTTTTTGCAGGCTATAAATGGCCTCGAACGGGTAGCCAGCGAAAAAGGCTACCACATCCTGATTTACCTGACCTATGATAAATACGAAAAAGAAATAGCTTTTATCAACGATTTGCACAACGGCCGCGCCGACGGTATTATCATGTCGGTTTCGGGCGAATCGGCGAAGGAGCACAGTTATTTACACCGGCTCAAAAATAAAAACATTCCGCTGGTTTTCTTCGACCGGATTTACGAAGATATAGATGCACCCCGGGTTACCAGCAACGATTACGAAAGCAGTTTTGCCGCCACGGAGCACTTAATTGAAAGCGGCTGTGAGCGCATTGCCTTTCTGGTGATTCACAAAAGTTTATCTATTGGTAAAATGCGCATGCAAGGTTACCAGGATGCTTTATTAAAACACCATTTGCCTTACCAGGATGAGCTCGTAATTGATTGCAGTAATAACCTGGAAGAAAATTATAAGATATTAAGTCAGGCTTTTAAAACGTTGCGACCAGATGGAGCTTTAGCCGCGGTGGAGCGTTTGGCTATTGCCAGTTACTACGTTTGCCACGATTTAGGTATTTCGATTCCTCAGGATTTAAAAATTATTAGTTTTTCCAGTTTAGAGATTGCGCCCTTGCTTAATCCTTCTTTATCTACTATTACCCAGCCCGCTTATGAAATGGGCGCCCAAGCCGCCGCCTTGTTATTCAGAAGCATAGAAACTGGTTCGATGGAAGGACCAACCGAGCATATTATATTAAAATCCAAGCTTATCAAACGTCAATCAACGGCTAATGAATCACCGGTAATTAACTTGTTTCAGCGGTAA
- a CDS encoding lipocalin-like domain-containing protein, whose protein sequence is MRTKIPFVVLSAFLMACGAEKMNQEAQLNPKPIIGTWQLIRGTLIEKGDTTVTDYTKNTSFIKVINESHFAFLQHDLNKGKDSAVFVAGGGTYSLHNNIYTEHLEYCSARDWEGNNFKFTIDIKGDTLTQRGTEKVEGTAINRENIEQYIKVKK, encoded by the coding sequence ATGCGAACGAAAATCCCTTTTGTAGTATTAAGTGCCTTTTTAATGGCTTGCGGAGCCGAAAAAATGAACCAGGAAGCACAACTAAATCCTAAGCCTATAATAGGAACCTGGCAGTTAATTAGAGGGACTTTAATTGAAAAAGGCGATACTACGGTTACAGATTACACCAAAAATACTTCGTTCATTAAGGTTATTAACGAATCGCATTTTGCCTTTCTACAGCATGACTTAAATAAAGGAAAAGATTCGGCCGTTTTCGTGGCGGGAGGAGGTACTTATTCGCTCCACAATAATATATACACCGAGCATTTAGAATATTGCAGCGCCCGCGATTGGGAAGGAAATAATTTTAAATTTACGATAGATATAAAAGGCGATACCCTTACGCAACGGGGAACGGAAAAGGTGGAAGGAACCGCAATTAACCGGGAAAATATAGAGCAGTATATTAAAGTGAAAAAGTAA
- a CDS encoding endonuclease III domain-containing protein, with amino-acid sequence MIPQNEQLSPAEKTWQTHEALNQLYGVLDLRKPRREPIHELISTMLSHRTTHANEETAYYRMRELYPTWPEVMTAPVDELTKVLETAQYPGPKAINIQKALRLIQEKAPDFSLHFLEEMSVEEAMDWLMALPGVGLKTATLLLLFNFHKPVLPVDTHVFRVSQRVGLIGAKVTAEKAHTILLDMLPKEAPVLFNFHKHLYWHGQRICTWKGPKCQECPLCALCNYCQEVRQKGVDKQKKVI; translated from the coding sequence ATGATTCCACAGAATGAGCAGTTAAGCCCGGCCGAGAAAACCTGGCAAACCCACGAAGCTCTGAACCAACTGTACGGGGTGCTGGACTTGCGCAAACCCAGGCGCGAACCCATTCACGAACTTATTTCCACGATGCTTTCGCACCGCACTACCCATGCCAACGAAGAAACGGCTTATTACCGCATGCGCGAACTATATCCCACCTGGCCCGAGGTGATGACTGCTCCTGTTGATGAACTCACCAAAGTACTCGAAACCGCCCAATATCCAGGTCCCAAAGCCATAAACATCCAGAAAGCCTTGCGTTTGATTCAAGAAAAAGCCCCTGATTTTTCGCTGCATTTTCTGGAAGAAATGTCCGTGGAGGAAGCCATGGATTGGCTCATGGCTTTACCGGGCGTAGGTTTAAAAACGGCCACGTTGCTATTGTTGTTTAATTTTCATAAACCGGTGTTACCCGTCGATACGCACGTATTTCGGGTGAGCCAGCGGGTGGGTTTAATTGGCGCCAAGGTTACCGCCGAAAAAGCCCATACCATTTTGCTGGATATGTTGCCCAAAGAGGCTCCCGTATTGTTTAATTTTCATAAGCATTTGTATTGGCACGGCCAGCGCATTTGCACCTGGAAAGGCCCTAAATGCCAGGAATGTCCTTTGTGTGCTCTCTGCAATTATTGCCAGGAAGTGCGCCAGAAAGGAGTAGACAAACAAAAGAAAGTAATATAA